A genomic region of Candidatus Krumholzibacteriota bacterium contains the following coding sequences:
- a CDS encoding Holliday junction branch migration DNA helicase RuvB yields TIEDVYEPYLIKEGFLHRTSRGRVATDAACRHLGLDSPGGGRDQGKLI; encoded by the coding sequence GACGATCGAGGACGTCTACGAGCCCTACCTGATCAAGGAGGGATTCCTCCACCGCACGTCCCGCGGCCGCGTGGCCACGGACGCCGCCTGCCGTCACCTCGGGCTCGACTCCCCCGGCGGGGGCCGGGACCAGGGGAAACTGATCTAG